A stretch of the Archangium violaceum genome encodes the following:
- a CDS encoding chitosanase — MSNRRYEALRKGYRHLALVGTAATLVACGAGNNAFETQSDSMRQELATCSYTITTNTYDGPNYWGTIVFKNTGTSAMTSPKIAFNVPSGVVCDYDHEGWTHTQSGTTCTYSRTSSLTVGVNASYTFYYSTTSNSSFTATNVQISDPSCGTGGNDGGTDGGTGGSDGGMTANQKKVAEAITSIWENDTPVIDYAYSENIHDGRGYTNGRAGFCTGTGDAIQVIECYVNLRSASNGNLMAKYMPGLITINNRFLSTGQSQASTSELDVIGNWTADWAASYNNTTTRADFKSCQDQVNDRLYYSPMLATAKKWGLTTALTKAALYDAFINHGEYGAREFIRAANTALGNSGQVAPVIGYNGITESAWLQKFLEKRRDTLAADSTWIEAIDRVAIYEKLRRRGNWDLSTAVRNDVRARDCWGSSYPFSGYTVRQINPDGTWSTPSSYSYSCN, encoded by the coding sequence ATGAGCAATCGTCGATACGAAGCGCTGCGCAAGGGATACCGGCACCTGGCACTCGTTGGGACGGCCGCCACGCTCGTCGCATGTGGGGCGGGAAACAATGCATTCGAGACCCAATCGGACTCGATGCGGCAGGAGCTCGCCACCTGTTCGTATACGATTACGACGAACACCTACGATGGTCCGAACTATTGGGGGACGATCGTCTTCAAGAACACGGGCACGAGCGCCATGACGAGCCCGAAGATCGCCTTCAACGTCCCCAGCGGTGTGGTCTGTGACTACGACCACGAGGGCTGGACGCACACCCAGAGCGGCACGACCTGCACGTACTCGAGGACGTCGAGCCTGACGGTGGGCGTGAACGCCTCGTACACGTTCTACTACTCCACGACGTCCAACTCGTCGTTCACCGCGACCAACGTGCAGATCAGCGACCCCAGCTGCGGCACGGGCGGCAATGACGGTGGCACGGACGGCGGGACGGGAGGCAGCGACGGCGGGATGACGGCCAACCAGAAGAAGGTGGCCGAGGCCATCACGAGCATCTGGGAGAACGACACCCCCGTCATCGACTACGCCTACTCCGAGAACATCCACGACGGCCGAGGCTACACGAATGGCCGCGCGGGCTTCTGCACCGGCACGGGTGACGCCATCCAGGTCATCGAGTGCTACGTGAATCTCCGCAGCGCCAGCAATGGCAACCTGATGGCCAAGTACATGCCGGGGCTCATCACCATCAACAACCGCTTCCTCTCGACGGGCCAATCCCAGGCATCGACGTCCGAGCTGGACGTCATCGGCAATTGGACGGCGGATTGGGCCGCGAGCTACAACAACACCACCACCCGGGCGGACTTCAAGAGCTGCCAGGACCAGGTGAATGACCGCCTGTACTACTCGCCCATGCTCGCCACCGCGAAGAAGTGGGGGCTGACCACGGCGCTCACGAAGGCCGCGCTGTACGACGCGTTCATCAACCACGGCGAGTATGGCGCCAGGGAATTCATCCGCGCGGCCAACACCGCCCTCGGCAACTCCGGACAGGTCGCGCCGGTGATTGGCTATAACGGCATCACCGAGAGCGCCTGGCTGCAGAAGTTCCTCGAGAAGCGCCGCGACACGCTCGCCGCCGACTCGACGTGGATCGAGGCCATCGACCGCGTCGCCATCTACGAGAAGCTGCGCCGCCGGGGCAACTGGGACCTGTCCACCGCCGTCCGGAACGATGTCCGCGCCCGGGACTGCTGGGGCTCGTCCTACCCGTTCAGCGGCTACACCGTGCGCCAGATCAACCCGGATGGCACCTGGAGCACGCCGAGCTCGTACTCGTACTCGTGTAACTGA
- a CDS encoding phage holin family protein, which yields MPEKGLSTNELVRRAMSEARLLAKAELLHAKVELAQEVRAARISGVFLGGGAAFALVALAMLFVAGAAALALPLWAGALIGAGGALVLAALFAAIGWTKLPKEPLRHTKERLSMDLEEIRQHIELARH from the coding sequence ATGCCCGAGAAGGGTCTGTCGACGAACGAGCTCGTCCGCCGGGCCATGAGCGAGGCACGGTTGTTGGCGAAAGCGGAGCTGCTGCACGCGAAGGTGGAGCTCGCGCAGGAGGTCCGCGCGGCGCGCATCTCGGGCGTGTTCCTCGGGGGAGGGGCGGCCTTCGCGCTGGTGGCGCTGGCGATGCTCTTCGTGGCGGGAGCGGCGGCGCTGGCGCTTCCTCTGTGGGCGGGGGCGCTCATCGGCGCGGGGGGGGCCCTGGTGCTCGCGGCCCTCTTCGCGGCCATCGGCTGGACGAAGCTGCCCAAGGAGCCCCTGCGCCATACGAAGGAGCGCCTGTCGATGGACCTGGAGGAGATCCGCCAGCACATCGAGCTCGCGCGGCACTGA